One Fundulus heteroclitus isolate FHET01 chromosome 11, MU-UCD_Fhet_4.1, whole genome shotgun sequence DNA segment encodes these proteins:
- the LOC118564450 gene encoding golgin subfamily A member 6-like protein 6, with product MEDKKLHSNPPRIKQTQENKQHSERGVTERLKNPPGNQRAYMENNKQPCSPTKMPGRSTQGVGNQANGIPLESQSKPNKLRNTLQEKLKYREHCTRIVSENLAKILRKTAHRQHYADLAWIKTAEQREYERKVKVRKMKHLAAVNKLLENTPALQTSSEKNDVAERKKKEVLLESHQVHQIEQIEKRKHKTDLVADQSQSKGETLAHNSREYIPDEVKDRKKIVYDQMLDTRKKNITKELLAEKKLRKEMLDKYLAEANDRRIKREREVKINKDLTDAWNAQIPLKQQEKRGKEESQREMRRCLFEMDRWHEAEKKMVLAASGGKASCESQEVSPRMSPN from the coding sequence atgGAAGACAAGAAATTACACAGCAATCCTCCCAGGATAAAACAGACTcaggaaaataaacaacattctgAAAGGGGAGTGACAGAAAGGCTCAAGAATCCACCTGGAAACCAGAGAGCCTATatggaaaacaacaaacagcccTGCTCTCCAACCAAAATGCCAGGGAGAAGCACTCAAGGAGTGGGCAATCAAGCTAATGGCATCCCGTTGGAATCACAAAGCAAACCCAACAAGCTAAGGAATACGCTTCAAGAAAAGCTCAAATATCGCGAACATTGTACAAGAATCGTGTCTGAGAATCTGGCCAAGATACTAAGGAAAACAGCTCATAGGCAGCATTATGCGGACTTGGCCTGGATCAAAACAGCTGAACAACGAGAATATGAGAGGAAAGTCAAAGTTAGAAAGATGAAACATCTGGCTGCGGTAAATAAGTTACTGGAAAACACGCCAGCCCTTCAGACAAGCTCTGAAAAAAACGACGTGgctgaaaggaaaaagaaggaAGTTTTGCTTGAATCACACCAGGTGCATCAAATTGAGCAAATTGAGAAGAGGAAACACAAGACGGATTTGGTGGCTGACCAAAGCCAATCTAAAGGTGAAACTTTGGCACACAACAGCAGGGAGTACATTCCTGATGAAGTCAAAGATCGTAAGAAAATCGTTTATGACCAAATGTTAGACACAAGGAAGAAAAACATAACCAAAGAGCttcttgcagaaaaaaaactaaggaaAGAAATGCTGGATAAGTACTTAGCAGAAGCAAACGATCGCAGGATAAAAAGGGAGAGAGAAGTTAAAATTAACAAGGATCTGACTGACGCGTGGAATGCCCAAATACCACTCAAACAGCAGGAGAAGAGGGGGAAGGAGGAGTCTCAAAGGGAAATGAGGCGGTGCTTATTTGAAATGGACAGATGGCATGAAGCTGAAAAAAAGATGGTGCTAGCAGCAAGTGGGGGAAAAGCTAGCTGCGAGTCACAGGAAGTTTCCCCCAGGATGTCCCCTAACTAA